A genomic stretch from Clavelina lepadiformis chromosome 5, kaClaLepa1.1, whole genome shotgun sequence includes:
- the LOC143459917 gene encoding zinc finger BED domain-containing protein 5-like — protein sequence MKAHTIAESLIMPAAKILVRQVIGEEAAAKLDIVPLSNNTVKNRIEEMSVDIADQVIAGVKASKFGFSIQLDESTDVTKCCQLLVHVRFTQDNSVKTELLMSQDLPSTTRGKDIFNVVNDFFRLNDLDWGKLVGCTTDGAPSMLGRKSGFTAHVKAVSPHTTIVHCFIYRFALCAKVLPPNMLSCLQRVIKIVNFVKSSALNTRLFKRLCDDLSSDHTCLLYYTEVRWLSRGNATRRLFELREELLQFCKEKNHDFQTDLESKEYILRLAYLADIFEVLNNFNLWLQGPNRTVTGFISKLGAFVRKLDLWIKNVENNSYEMFKVMDALENKPNDDISKEIVCHLSQLKTELMHYFPDFACCAYSTNPFFVDPADVPVGTGEQEELIDIQADETAKAKHKECCPKNFWLSMVSSYPTLASHAVPQLLIFPSTWECEQGFSAMVTIKSKTRNRLVAPGHDFRCAVSKVIPRIDQLVEKKQLHPSH from the coding sequence ATGAAGGCACATACAATTGCAGAGTCTCTCATAATGCCAGCGGCGAAGATTTTGGTTAGACAAGTGATCGGAGAGGAAGCGGCTGCAAAGCTGGATATTGTGCCCCTATCTAACAACACTGTGAAGAATCGAATAGAGGAGATGTCAGTCGATATTGCCGACCAAGTAATTGCAGGAGTTAAAGcctcaaagtttgggttttcAATTCAACTGGACGAGTCAACTGACGTAACCAAATGCTGTCAGTTACTTGTGCATGTTCGCTTTACGCAAGATAATTCTGTCAAGACGGAGCTACTTATGAGCCAGGATCTTCCCAGTACAACAAGAGGAAAGGATATTTTTAACGTTGTTAACGATTTTTTCAGACTGAATGATTTGGACTGGGGAAAGTTGGTTGGATGCACAACAGACGGGGCTCCGTCTATGCTTGGCCGAAAATCGGGGTTTACGGCCCATGTGAAAGCTGTGTCTCCCCACACCACCATTGTGCATTGTTTCATTTATAGATTTGCCCTTTGTGCTAAGGTGCTCCCTCCAAATATGTTATCATGCTTGCAGCGAGTTATCAAGAtcgtaaattttgttaaatcgtCAGCCCTGAATACTCGGTTGTTCAAGCGGCTCTGTGACGATTTAAGCTCCGACCACACTTGTCTTCTCTACTATACGGAAGTGCGCTGGCTCTCCCGAGGTAATGCAACTAGGCGTCTGTTCGAACTGCGTGAAGAACTGCTTCAATTTTGCAAGGAGAAGAATCACGATTTTCAAACAGACTTGGAGAGTAAAGAATATATTTTGAGGTTGGCCTACTTAGCAGACATTTTTGAAGTCCTAAACAACTTCAACCTGTGGTTGCAAGGGCCCAACCGAACTGTAACAGGATTCATCTCAAAGCTTGGGGCGTTTGTTCGGAAGCTGGACCTCTGGATTAAGAATGTTGAGAATAACAGCTACGAAATGTTCAAAGTCATGGATGCCCTCGAGAACAAACCTAATGATGATATTTCCAAAGAAATTGTCTGTCATCTTTCACAACTCAAGACTGAATTGATGCATTACTTCCCGGACTTTGCATGCTGTGCTTACTCCACGAACCCGTTCTTCGTTGATCCAGCCGATGTGCCTGTGGGAACCGGGGAACAAGAGGAGCTAATAGACATACAAGCTGATGAGACAGCTAAAGCGAAACACAAAGAATGTTGTCCTAAAAACTTCTGGCTGAGTATGGTATCATCATACCCTACGCTAGCCAGTCATGCTGTTCCCCAGTTATTAATTTTTCCGTCTACGTGGGAATGCGAGCAGGGGTTCTCTGCTATGGTGACTATCAAATCGAAGACACGGAACCGTCTTGTTGCGCCTGGACATGACTTTCGATGCGCTGTCAGCAAAGTTATTCCTCGCATCGACCAACTGGTTGAGAAAAAACAACTTCATCCATCTCATTAA